In Glycine max cultivar Williams 82 chromosome 7, Glycine_max_v4.0, whole genome shotgun sequence, a single window of DNA contains:
- the LOC113002161 gene encoding annexin D5, which yields MTTLSVPPVIPSPREDAIKLHKAFKGLGCDTSKVIKILAHRNAEQRSLIQQEFETNYSELLSKRLSKELRGHVKKAVLLWLHDPATRDAKVVRKALTISVVDNQAITEIICSRTPSQLRRLKEVYLSTYHSYLEQDIESKTSGDHKKLLLAYVSIPRYEGLELDHIIVQEDAKQLYKSGEKRIGTDEKMFIKIFSEKSGAHLAAVNSTYIASYGHSLEKAIKKETSGNFESALLTILRCATDPAMYFAKILRKSMKGVGTDDSRLIRVIVTRTEIDMQFIKIAYYKKYGKPLTHAVKSDTSGHYKDLLLNLLGSDY from the exons ATGACAACTTTGAGCGTACCTCCAGTAATACCCTCGCCTAGGGAAGATGCTATCAAGTTGCATAAAGCTTTCAAAG GTCTTGGTTGTGACACGTCTAAAGTTATCAAAATCCTTGCTCACAGGAATGCAGAACAACGCAGCCTCATTCAACAAGAATTTGAAACCAACTACTCTGAACTACTTTCCAAACGATTATCAAAAGAGCTTCGTGGGCATGTTAAG AAAGCAGTGTTGCTTTGGTTGCATGATCCTGCAACTAGGGATGCTAAGGTAGTAAGAAAAGCCTTAACTATCTCAGTTGTTGATAATCAAGCTATAACAGAAATAATATGTTCTCGTACCCCATCACAATTAAGGCGATTGAAAGAAGTTTATCTGTCAACTTATCATTCCTATCTTGAGCAAGATATTGAGAGCAAAACCAGTGGTGATCACAAGAAG TTGTTGCTGGCATATGTAAGTATACCACGCTATGAAGGCCTAGAGCTAGATCATATAATAGTACAGGAGGATGCAAAACAACTCTATAAATCAGGGGAGAAAAGGATAGGAACTGATGAGAAGATGTTCATAaaaatttttagtgaaaaaagcGGCGCACATTTGGCTGCAGTCAATTCTACCTACATAGCTTCATATGGACACTCGCTAGAAAAG GCAATAAAGAAGGAAACATCTGGCAATTTTGAGAGTGCCCTCTTAACCATACTGCGTTGTGCTACTGATCCTGCTATGTACTTTGCCAAG ATTCTGCGCAAGTCAATGAAGGGTGTGGGAACTGATGATAGTAGACTAATAAGGGTAATTGTGACAAGGACTGAGATAGACatgcaatttataaaaatagcatattataagaaatatggaAAACCATTAACTCATGCTGTCAAGTCAGACACATCAGGCCATTATAAAGATTTGCTTCTAAATCTTTTAGGTTCTGATTATTAG